In Massilia forsythiae, one DNA window encodes the following:
- a CDS encoding TonB-dependent receptor, whose translation MLSHTAFRPVRCARLPIATATTLALLAWSPVQAQQAGKDEASQPADRQAASAAQPKLEQVVVTANRRVEKLEDVPASISVLGEETLQRNNVRELVDIVNLSPALSISVGTQVGTNSINMRGIGTTSNNLGIEGDVAILVDDIPYSQAQQAFKDATDVVRVEVLKGPQSTLFGKSSIAGAVLMTTKPIGSGPMQTRVSLYRTSDHEYRASAALSGRLSEDVGLRLYVSKTDFPGMLHNLTNDTMQNGSGGKSVLAKLQWRVTPDLDVLIAPHFDHSLSTGNTAAIIAIDPGVGYLYNKNYTALSNTAVLRDIHIGPLNREIRNDSPTGLESTDRGIGVRANYAFPDASPLAGHTLTSITSVDNNLSNDFRDNDNIDLISTYYQVNASGKPSGIADPPMINGTTASKTSTQEFRLTSPDGSAFRYLVGVWLSRNTMYRTYYRGNPFVKETNFTNYLTDSGILNHAIYANTNWDFAPRHSLSAGLRLNRETNNYSFHTIDSLSSSAPNNVHTGEYYYVAPSTRRRR comes from the coding sequence ATGTTGAGCCATACCGCATTCCGGCCGGTGCGCTGCGCGCGTTTGCCGATCGCCACCGCGACCACGCTGGCGCTGCTGGCCTGGAGCCCTGTACAGGCGCAACAAGCGGGCAAGGACGAGGCCTCGCAGCCGGCCGATCGGCAAGCAGCATCCGCCGCACAACCCAAGCTCGAGCAAGTGGTCGTCACCGCCAACCGCCGGGTCGAAAAGCTCGAGGACGTGCCCGCATCTATCTCGGTGCTCGGCGAGGAAACCCTGCAGCGCAACAACGTGCGCGAACTAGTCGACATCGTCAATCTGTCGCCCGCTCTGTCGATCTCGGTCGGCACCCAGGTCGGCACCAACAGCATCAACATGCGCGGCATCGGCACCACCTCCAACAATCTGGGCATCGAGGGCGACGTCGCGATCCTGGTCGACGACATCCCTTATTCGCAGGCGCAGCAGGCATTCAAGGATGCGACCGACGTGGTGCGCGTGGAAGTGCTGAAGGGACCGCAAAGTACGCTGTTCGGCAAGAGCTCGATCGCCGGCGCCGTGCTGATGACGACCAAGCCGATCGGATCGGGCCCGATGCAGACCCGCGTGAGCCTGTACCGTACCAGCGACCACGAATACCGTGCCTCCGCCGCCCTGAGCGGGCGCCTGAGCGAGGACGTCGGGCTGCGCCTGTACGTCAGCAAGACGGATTTCCCGGGCATGCTGCACAACCTGACGAACGACACGATGCAGAACGGCTCGGGCGGTAAGAGCGTCCTGGCCAAGCTGCAGTGGCGGGTGACGCCCGACCTCGACGTGCTGATCGCGCCGCATTTCGACCACTCGCTGTCGACCGGTAACACGGCCGCCATCATCGCGATCGATCCGGGCGTCGGCTACCTGTACAACAAGAACTACACGGCGCTGTCGAATACCGCCGTCCTGCGCGACATCCACATCGGCCCCTTGAACCGGGAGATCCGCAACGATTCGCCGACCGGGCTGGAGTCGACCGACCGCGGCATCGGCGTGCGCGCCAACTACGCGTTTCCGGACGCCTCGCCACTGGCCGGGCATACGCTGACCTCGATCACCTCGGTCGACAACAACCTGTCGAATGACTTCCGCGACAACGACAACATCGACCTGATCTCGACGTACTACCAGGTGAACGCGAGCGGCAAACCGTCCGGCATCGCCGATCCGCCCATGATCAACGGCACCACGGCCAGCAAGACATCGACCCAGGAATTCCGCCTGACCTCGCCGGACGGCAGTGCGTTCCGCTACCTGGTCGGCGTGTGGCTGTCGCGCAATACCATGTATCGGACCTATTACCGCGGCAACCCGTTTGTGAAGGAAACGAATTTCACCAACTACCTCACCGATTCGGGCATCCTGAACCATGCGATCTACGCCAACACGAACTGGGACTTTGCGCCGCGGCACAGCCTGAGCGCGGGCCTGCGCCTGAACCGCGAGACCAACAACTATTCCTTCCATACGATCGACAGCCTGTCGTCGTCCGCGCCGAACAACGTGCACACCGGCGAGTACTACTACGTCGCCCCCAGCACGAGGCGACGGCGATGA
- a CDS encoding pyridoxamine 5'-phosphate oxidase family protein codes for MDDAGNLWFLSADDSHKNAEIDADRNVALTFQTDKHSGFVRMDDRASISRDASRIKDLWNPLPRTWFTEGENDPRITVVQVAPVSGYY; via the coding sequence GTGGACGACGCCGGCAACCTGTGGTTCCTCAGCGCCGACGACAGCCACAAGAACGCCGAGATCGACGCCGACCGGAACGTGGCCCTGACCTTCCAGACCGACAAGCATTCCGGATTTGTCCGCATGGACGACCGCGCCAGCATCTCGCGCGATGCCAGCCGCATCAAGGACTTGTGGAATCCGCTGCCGCGGACGTGGTTTACCGAAGGAGAGAACGATCCGCGCATCACCGTCGTCCAGGTCGCGCCCGTGTCGGGATACTATTGA